In Spodoptera frugiperda isolate SF20-4 chromosome 13, AGI-APGP_CSIRO_Sfru_2.0, whole genome shotgun sequence, the following are encoded in one genomic region:
- the LOC118270599 gene encoding probable sodium/potassium/calcium exchanger CG1090 isoform X2: MEPTRMRRPRRHRWLTVSVFFIAYSVFQAIYSPSNASEPIDKPAEDVLIGPTNKPEVTAKLGTTIDESPLSSAPNTPPSEKKTEEEEGPPAGGKKGMKGLEEDDEADKKDQKDAGYVEDSETEEMREEERANWKSNPTVKPLRVNCSPPAIEQFPKPLMGQSARKHGGLIIHILVAVFTFIGLAIVCDEYFVSSLDRICEELKLAPDVAGATFMAAGSSAPELATVVIGVFCAQDDIGVSGVIGSAVFNIMFVISVCALCAGTVSHLNWWPLCRDCFFYAISILVMLCTIANSIVSWPEALFMLIMYGVYCVALRFNTALERWAMTLPLPFKLPTREEQAALVTYRSAGGQPAPPAAAGDTTYAQMDGQTKETPLQESPYNPGGAYDNAAYNAEPTPAWDPNQAWDPNRAWDDTMQTPIYNAQQAVQQTQQQPHEQQVATAQTQQQDGQQPPQQPAAPAYYKAKEYNPETAVDPLVKPIGANHFQLAWWYLVFPIHWSCRHTMPDCRGRWYPVTFIISMLWISFYSYFMVWMITIIGYTLGIPDTVMGLTFVAAGVSVPDALSSLAVIKEGYGDMAVSNAVGSNVFDILVCLGLPWFIQTAIIHPGSHVNVYHKGLIYSTLSLFSTVIFLVVATHANGWKLDRKYGAVLMVWYILFITLASLYELNVFGYYTHPDCISNY; the protein is encoded by the exons AGGATGAGAAGGCCTCGTCGACATCGATGGCTGACGGTGTCAGTATTCTTCATAGCATACTCCGTGTTCCAAGCTATCTACAGCCCATCAAACGCCTCGGAGCCTATCGACAAGCCAGCTGAGGACGTCCTCATAGGACCCACCAATAAACCCGAAGTTACTGCCAAACTTGGAACTACTATTG ATGAGAGCCCACTATCCTCGGCCCCCAATACTCCACCATCGGAGAAGAAGACAGAAGAAGAGGAAGGTCCCCCGGCAGGCGGCAAGAAGGGCATGAAGGGGCTCGAAGAAGATGACGAGGCTGACAAGAAGGATCAAAAGGATGCCGGATATGTTGAG GACAGTGAAACGGAGGAAATGCGCGAGGAGGAGAGAGCGAACTGGAAATCGAACCCCACTGTAAAACCTTTGCGGGTCAACTGCTCGCCGCCTGCCATTGAACAG TTCCCAAAACCACTGATGGGCCAATCGGCCCGCAAGCACGGAGGGCTGATCATCCACATCTTGGTAGCTGTGTTCACGTTCATCGGATTGGCCATCGTATGCGACGAGTACTTCGTCTCCAGTCTTGATAGGATCTGTGAAG AACTGAAGCTGGCTCCGGACGTGGCAGGCGCCACTTTCATGGCTGCCGGCAGCTCGGCACCTGAGCTCGCCACCGTCGTCATCGGAGTCTTCTGTGCTCAGGACGATATTG GAGTGTCAGGCGTGATCGGGTCGGCGGTGTTCAACATAATGTTCGTGATATCGGTGTGTGCGCTGTGCGCGGGCACGGTGTCCCACCTCAACTGGTGGCCGCTCTGCAGGGACTGCTTCTTCTACGCCATCTCCATCCTCGTCATGCTCTGCACCATCGCTAATTCCATCGTCTCCTG GCCAGAAGCGCTGTTCATGTTAATAATGTATGGCGTGTACTGCGTCGCCTTGCGGTTCAACACCGCACTCGAACGCTGGGCGATGACGCTCCCACTGCCATTCAAGCTACCGACCAGAGAAGAACAGGCTGCTTTAGTTACCTACAG GAGTGCCGGTGGCCAGCCCGCACCCCCGGCCGCAGCCGGAGACACTACATACGCACAGATGGACGGACAGACCAAGGAGACTCCTCTTCAAGAATCTC CCTACAACCCCGGTGGTGCGTATGACAACGCGGCCTACAACGCTGAGCCCACGCCCGCCTGGGACCCCAACCAGGCCTGGGACCCTAACCGAGCTTGGGATGATACG ATGCAAACACCAATCTACAACGCGCAACAGGCCGTGCAACAAACACAGCAACAGCCCCACGAGCAACAAGTAGCAACAGCGCAAACACAGCAACAAGACGGGCAACAACCACCGCAACAG CCCGCAGCCCCCGCCTACTACAAAGCGAAGGAGTACAACCCTGAGACTGCCGTGGATCCTCTCGTCAAACCAATTGGGGCCA ACCACTTCCAGTTGGCATGGTGGTACCTGGTGTTCCCGATCCACTGGTCGTGCCGCCACACGATGCCCGACTGCCGCGGCCGATGGTACCCCGTCACCTTCATCATCAGCATGCTGTGGATCTCCTTCTACTCCTACTTTATGGTGTGGATGATCACTATCATTG GCTACACGTTGGGTATCCCTGACACGGTGATGGGCCTGACGTTCGTAGCGGCTGGCGTGTCGGTGCCTGACGCGCTCTCCTCGCTCGCCGTCATCAAGGAGGG CTACGGCGACATGGCGGTGTCAAACGCGGTCGGGTCCAACGTGTTCGATATCCTGGTGTGCCTCGGGCTGCCGTGGTTCATCCAGACCGCCATCATACACCCCGGCTCACATGTCAACGTTTATCATAAGG GTCTGATTTACTCGACCCTGTCGCTTTTCTCTACCGTAATCTTCCTGGTGGTGGCGACCCATGCAAACGGCTGGAAACTAGATCGCAAGTACGGCGCCGTACTGATGGTATGGTACATCCTCTTCATCACCCTAGCCAGCCTCTACGAACTAAACGTCTTCGGATACTACACGCACCCAGATTGCATTTCaaactattaa
- the LOC118270599 gene encoding probable sodium/potassium/calcium exchanger CG1090 isoform X1, which produces MEPTRMRRPRRHRWLTVSVFFIAYSVFQAIYSPSNASEPIDKPAEDVLIGPTNKPEVTAKLGTTIDESPLSSAPNTPPSEKKTEEEEGPPAGGKKGMKGLEEDDEADKKDQKDAGYVEDSETEEMREEERANWKSNPTVKPLRVNCSPPAIEQFPKPLMGQSARKHGGLIIHILVAVFTFIGLAIVCDEYFVSSLDRICEELKLAPDVAGATFMAAGSSAPELATVVIGVFCAQDDIGVSGVIGSAVFNIMFVISVCALCAGTVSHLNWWPLCRDCFFYAISILVMLCTIANSIVSWPEALFMLIMYGVYCVALRFNTALERWAMTLPLPFKLPTREEQAALVTYRSAGGQPAPPAAAGDTTYAQMDGQTKETPLQESPAYNPGGAYDNAAYNAEPTPAWDPNQAWDPNRAWDDTMQTPIYNAQQAVQQTQQQPHEQQVATAQTQQQDGQQPPQQPAAPAYYKAKEYNPETAVDPLVKPIGANHFQLAWWYLVFPIHWSCRHTMPDCRGRWYPVTFIISMLWISFYSYFMVWMITIIGYTLGIPDTVMGLTFVAAGVSVPDALSSLAVIKEGYGDMAVSNAVGSNVFDILVCLGLPWFIQTAIIHPGSHVNVYHKGLIYSTLSLFSTVIFLVVATHANGWKLDRKYGAVLMVWYILFITLASLYELNVFGYYTHPDCISNY; this is translated from the exons AGGATGAGAAGGCCTCGTCGACATCGATGGCTGACGGTGTCAGTATTCTTCATAGCATACTCCGTGTTCCAAGCTATCTACAGCCCATCAAACGCCTCGGAGCCTATCGACAAGCCAGCTGAGGACGTCCTCATAGGACCCACCAATAAACCCGAAGTTACTGCCAAACTTGGAACTACTATTG ATGAGAGCCCACTATCCTCGGCCCCCAATACTCCACCATCGGAGAAGAAGACAGAAGAAGAGGAAGGTCCCCCGGCAGGCGGCAAGAAGGGCATGAAGGGGCTCGAAGAAGATGACGAGGCTGACAAGAAGGATCAAAAGGATGCCGGATATGTTGAG GACAGTGAAACGGAGGAAATGCGCGAGGAGGAGAGAGCGAACTGGAAATCGAACCCCACTGTAAAACCTTTGCGGGTCAACTGCTCGCCGCCTGCCATTGAACAG TTCCCAAAACCACTGATGGGCCAATCGGCCCGCAAGCACGGAGGGCTGATCATCCACATCTTGGTAGCTGTGTTCACGTTCATCGGATTGGCCATCGTATGCGACGAGTACTTCGTCTCCAGTCTTGATAGGATCTGTGAAG AACTGAAGCTGGCTCCGGACGTGGCAGGCGCCACTTTCATGGCTGCCGGCAGCTCGGCACCTGAGCTCGCCACCGTCGTCATCGGAGTCTTCTGTGCTCAGGACGATATTG GAGTGTCAGGCGTGATCGGGTCGGCGGTGTTCAACATAATGTTCGTGATATCGGTGTGTGCGCTGTGCGCGGGCACGGTGTCCCACCTCAACTGGTGGCCGCTCTGCAGGGACTGCTTCTTCTACGCCATCTCCATCCTCGTCATGCTCTGCACCATCGCTAATTCCATCGTCTCCTG GCCAGAAGCGCTGTTCATGTTAATAATGTATGGCGTGTACTGCGTCGCCTTGCGGTTCAACACCGCACTCGAACGCTGGGCGATGACGCTCCCACTGCCATTCAAGCTACCGACCAGAGAAGAACAGGCTGCTTTAGTTACCTACAG GAGTGCCGGTGGCCAGCCCGCACCCCCGGCCGCAGCCGGAGACACTACATACGCACAGATGGACGGACAGACCAAGGAGACTCCTCTTCAAGAATCTC CAGCCTACAACCCCGGTGGTGCGTATGACAACGCGGCCTACAACGCTGAGCCCACGCCCGCCTGGGACCCCAACCAGGCCTGGGACCCTAACCGAGCTTGGGATGATACG ATGCAAACACCAATCTACAACGCGCAACAGGCCGTGCAACAAACACAGCAACAGCCCCACGAGCAACAAGTAGCAACAGCGCAAACACAGCAACAAGACGGGCAACAACCACCGCAACAG CCCGCAGCCCCCGCCTACTACAAAGCGAAGGAGTACAACCCTGAGACTGCCGTGGATCCTCTCGTCAAACCAATTGGGGCCA ACCACTTCCAGTTGGCATGGTGGTACCTGGTGTTCCCGATCCACTGGTCGTGCCGCCACACGATGCCCGACTGCCGCGGCCGATGGTACCCCGTCACCTTCATCATCAGCATGCTGTGGATCTCCTTCTACTCCTACTTTATGGTGTGGATGATCACTATCATTG GCTACACGTTGGGTATCCCTGACACGGTGATGGGCCTGACGTTCGTAGCGGCTGGCGTGTCGGTGCCTGACGCGCTCTCCTCGCTCGCCGTCATCAAGGAGGG CTACGGCGACATGGCGGTGTCAAACGCGGTCGGGTCCAACGTGTTCGATATCCTGGTGTGCCTCGGGCTGCCGTGGTTCATCCAGACCGCCATCATACACCCCGGCTCACATGTCAACGTTTATCATAAGG GTCTGATTTACTCGACCCTGTCGCTTTTCTCTACCGTAATCTTCCTGGTGGTGGCGACCCATGCAAACGGCTGGAAACTAGATCGCAAGTACGGCGCCGTACTGATGGTATGGTACATCCTCTTCATCACCCTAGCCAGCCTCTACGAACTAAACGTCTTCGGATACTACACGCACCCAGATTGCATTTCaaactattaa
- the LOC118270599 gene encoding probable sodium/potassium/calcium exchanger CG1090 isoform X3 yields MRRPRRHRWLTVSVFFIAYSVFQAIYSPSNASEPIDKPAEDVLIGPTNKPEVTAKLGTTIDESPLSSAPNTPPSEKKTEEEEGPPAGGKKGMKGLEEDDEADKKDQKDAGYVEDSETEEMREEERANWKSNPTVKPLRVNCSPPAIEQFPKPLMGQSARKHGGLIIHILVAVFTFIGLAIVCDEYFVSSLDRICEELKLAPDVAGATFMAAGSSAPELATVVIGVFCAQDDIGVSGVIGSAVFNIMFVISVCALCAGTVSHLNWWPLCRDCFFYAISILVMLCTIANSIVSWPEALFMLIMYGVYCVALRFNTALERWAMTLPLPFKLPTREEQAALVTYRSAGGQPAPPAAAGDTTYAQMDGQTKETPLQESPAYNPGGAYDNAAYNAEPTPAWDPNQAWDPNRAWDDTMQTPIYNAQQAVQQTQQQPHEQQVATAQTQQQDGQQPPQQPAAPAYYKAKEYNPETAVDPLVKPIGANHFQLAWWYLVFPIHWSCRHTMPDCRGRWYPVTFIISMLWISFYSYFMVWMITIIGYTLGIPDTVMGLTFVAAGVSVPDALSSLAVIKEGYGDMAVSNAVGSNVFDILVCLGLPWFIQTAIIHPGSHVNVYHKGLIYSTLSLFSTVIFLVVATHANGWKLDRKYGAVLMVWYILFITLASLYELNVFGYYTHPDCISNY; encoded by the exons ATGAGAAGGCCTCGTCGACATCGATGGCTGACGGTGTCAGTATTCTTCATAGCATACTCCGTGTTCCAAGCTATCTACAGCCCATCAAACGCCTCGGAGCCTATCGACAAGCCAGCTGAGGACGTCCTCATAGGACCCACCAATAAACCCGAAGTTACTGCCAAACTTGGAACTACTATTG ATGAGAGCCCACTATCCTCGGCCCCCAATACTCCACCATCGGAGAAGAAGACAGAAGAAGAGGAAGGTCCCCCGGCAGGCGGCAAGAAGGGCATGAAGGGGCTCGAAGAAGATGACGAGGCTGACAAGAAGGATCAAAAGGATGCCGGATATGTTGAG GACAGTGAAACGGAGGAAATGCGCGAGGAGGAGAGAGCGAACTGGAAATCGAACCCCACTGTAAAACCTTTGCGGGTCAACTGCTCGCCGCCTGCCATTGAACAG TTCCCAAAACCACTGATGGGCCAATCGGCCCGCAAGCACGGAGGGCTGATCATCCACATCTTGGTAGCTGTGTTCACGTTCATCGGATTGGCCATCGTATGCGACGAGTACTTCGTCTCCAGTCTTGATAGGATCTGTGAAG AACTGAAGCTGGCTCCGGACGTGGCAGGCGCCACTTTCATGGCTGCCGGCAGCTCGGCACCTGAGCTCGCCACCGTCGTCATCGGAGTCTTCTGTGCTCAGGACGATATTG GAGTGTCAGGCGTGATCGGGTCGGCGGTGTTCAACATAATGTTCGTGATATCGGTGTGTGCGCTGTGCGCGGGCACGGTGTCCCACCTCAACTGGTGGCCGCTCTGCAGGGACTGCTTCTTCTACGCCATCTCCATCCTCGTCATGCTCTGCACCATCGCTAATTCCATCGTCTCCTG GCCAGAAGCGCTGTTCATGTTAATAATGTATGGCGTGTACTGCGTCGCCTTGCGGTTCAACACCGCACTCGAACGCTGGGCGATGACGCTCCCACTGCCATTCAAGCTACCGACCAGAGAAGAACAGGCTGCTTTAGTTACCTACAG GAGTGCCGGTGGCCAGCCCGCACCCCCGGCCGCAGCCGGAGACACTACATACGCACAGATGGACGGACAGACCAAGGAGACTCCTCTTCAAGAATCTC CAGCCTACAACCCCGGTGGTGCGTATGACAACGCGGCCTACAACGCTGAGCCCACGCCCGCCTGGGACCCCAACCAGGCCTGGGACCCTAACCGAGCTTGGGATGATACG ATGCAAACACCAATCTACAACGCGCAACAGGCCGTGCAACAAACACAGCAACAGCCCCACGAGCAACAAGTAGCAACAGCGCAAACACAGCAACAAGACGGGCAACAACCACCGCAACAG CCCGCAGCCCCCGCCTACTACAAAGCGAAGGAGTACAACCCTGAGACTGCCGTGGATCCTCTCGTCAAACCAATTGGGGCCA ACCACTTCCAGTTGGCATGGTGGTACCTGGTGTTCCCGATCCACTGGTCGTGCCGCCACACGATGCCCGACTGCCGCGGCCGATGGTACCCCGTCACCTTCATCATCAGCATGCTGTGGATCTCCTTCTACTCCTACTTTATGGTGTGGATGATCACTATCATTG GCTACACGTTGGGTATCCCTGACACGGTGATGGGCCTGACGTTCGTAGCGGCTGGCGTGTCGGTGCCTGACGCGCTCTCCTCGCTCGCCGTCATCAAGGAGGG CTACGGCGACATGGCGGTGTCAAACGCGGTCGGGTCCAACGTGTTCGATATCCTGGTGTGCCTCGGGCTGCCGTGGTTCATCCAGACCGCCATCATACACCCCGGCTCACATGTCAACGTTTATCATAAGG GTCTGATTTACTCGACCCTGTCGCTTTTCTCTACCGTAATCTTCCTGGTGGTGGCGACCCATGCAAACGGCTGGAAACTAGATCGCAAGTACGGCGCCGTACTGATGGTATGGTACATCCTCTTCATCACCCTAGCCAGCCTCTACGAACTAAACGTCTTCGGATACTACACGCACCCAGATTGCATTTCaaactattaa